A window of Castanea sativa cultivar Marrone di Chiusa Pesio chromosome 8, ASM4071231v1 genomic DNA:
ATTCTTGCACCCACGCGCTAGTGACAGAAGCACGCGCTAGTGAACGCCGTCACTCGCCAACACGCACCGAAGAACCCCTGATGACATCATCGTTACACGTCAGCAACCACGCAAGCAACAAGCCACGTCAGCCCTAGACATGTCATCAGCCATGTCAGCCAGCCACATCAGCAGTGTCGCCTCGTTAGCACAACGTCACCTAGCTGACTATTGACCCGACCGACCCGACCCGGACCGCCCGGATTTGACTTGTGAGCACTGgccgttgactttgaccaagATCCATTGACTTTTGTTAACTTTGACTTTTGCGTTGACCTTTGACCAAAGTTAAAATTTACGAAAGGGCCtatcttgctcaatttttcgcgtaaATTCCAATTTTGGACTCCGTTTCTTCATTTGAAACTCTAAAATTGGTCAATTGGCATATTCTTCATTGTGGTTTCTTCAAAGGCATTATTCAAGGCATCTTCAAGAGATCTTCTCATACTTATCCAACCTCAAGCCTTCATTGAGcttccaccttgagtttgagggagggtgttagagatatattagatatattagcccaatgtaatagGCCTAAGCTTAgtcctacttgtactagtagtctagggtttagtcgcttatatatacacatattagggttcattgtaacacaggttaTTGCATTATCCTCTtacataataaagatgtagcccttaagggattcctccgtggatgtaggccgacaaggctgaaccacgtaactcTCGTGTTCTCAATGTTCCTATTTTATGCTTCTCCTTTCGCATCCACTCTAGCATATACAACATAGTATCAAACATCGCGTTGCTAATAATGTATTTAACAGAGTTCACCCCTATGTGAAAGAAGGGACACATCATACATGTACCAAATACATAATACACCTTCTCCACTGTCTTAATTTAACTTGTTGACGTGTAGATTATGTAAAACTTCAGGTTaccttattttacttttatcagTAATCATTTCTTTGTTAAGAGTCTTGAGATTGATTATTTAGGCATTAGTTATTGATCCTAATCGTGATTGAACTCTATTTTGTCTTATCCATTTATTGTTTCGTGCACCCTTGTTAAGCTCATCTTTTTCATACTGTAACAATATAATACTTCtctcattttgatcattataaaatgaatgaaattcCAATGTTTAAATGCAtacatattcaaaataatagaaaagtgAAAGATTTTGTGTCTCATTGATGCTAAATAGGAGAAACAACATTTAAATTAAAGCTTTCAAACATGATAATACATTCATACTCTTCTGATTTAGAagaataatcattaaaaaaacacacacacaaaacaccaAGGAACAAGAAGATATCATAAAATAGCCATTATCCGTGATCAATTCTATCCTCAAGGCTGGGGAGCAAGACCAGCCTTAAGAGCCTTAATGGTGGCAATATCAGTCTTGAAGGATTTAGCCAAGACATTGTTGTCAATACCAGTGGTGAACAAAGTTTTGGGAAGTGCAACCGTTCCAGCGTTTGCACTCCCAAAAGCTGAAATGGCTACAGCTGGAAATTTTACATCATTATTGTATAAAATGTACAAGACCCTTAGGAAATACGAAGACATCACCCATTTGTAGCGTCTTATTAAAGAGCTTGTTGGTTGTATCAACAAACCTGACTTGAAGGGTACCTTGAATTAGGAAAAGGAGCTCAGAAGCGCAAGGATGAGTGTGGGGTGGGTTTGTGGTGCCAGCCAGGAATTCAAGGACAGCATAGGAAACACTTTGACCATTGAGAGCATGGAACTCAACCAAGCTTGCCTTCGTGACCTTGAAGACAGTGGGAAAGCCACCCAAAAGGGCATGCATGCCAGTAAACGTGAAGAAATTCCCATCAACATTGGTGACATTAGGAGGGACTATGAAGTCTGTGAGGATGTCTAGGTCTCCAGCTATTGCCATTTGGATGATGGCAAATGAGGAAATCAGTAGTGCGAAGAATTTCATGTAGAAATTTTTTGAGGCCATGGAAGAGAACTTGAGGTGTAGTGAAGGGAAAAGCTAATATGGTACTTAAATGATGGTTTTAGTGTGTGCTTGGACTTAATAGAAGGACCAGTATTTATAGAAACTTAAGGAATGGAGATTATGTTCTTAATCTTTCTGTGTTGGCCTGTTGGATGGAAAATTTAGATGACAATTACAAAGTCATTCTTGTTGTcgctacattttttttaatattatttatttctgtCATTAGTCTATTAAATGAGACCAAGAAAGtaacaaatttttcttatcttcATATATGATTGATATAGAACATGTTAAAAAGTTTAGCTCCTTCTATTCCTTAAAGCTGCCTTCCTAAACTTAATAAAACTATTAATAAGAAGAATCAAGGGCTCATGCCTTTTGAAATTAGCATAAAGTCTCTTAATTTGCTAGAACTTGAATTACAATTCTTGAGCGGAAGTTATTCTTggttgttgggttctaagacctttaggataaatatattaagacactaatttgtaatgttggtaAATCGTGATCAAAAcattttagtcttgtttagactgctcaaagtatgtgtcatttatgtaaagttggaattgagttgctgcagaatttactgtgcatttctgcctggctcgatcgatcgagaattagactcgaccgatcgaaagtcgtgcagattttTTTTGAGTGCAGATTTTCCTAACTCAGCCCAAGTCCgttttacgtgtagggttttatgttttgccctaggtatagaAGGGAAAactctagccacgtttttagaggttgttgatactgtgtgtgtgaatcttctgtgagatttagaggtgtttgccttcacacatacttagggttatcaagaatcaagattatgtcaagaattTGATAATCATTCAATTGCTGTATTAAGAGCTTAAAAGATATACAAgcaggagtgcttgtacttgctgggaatccaagaaagaagtagttagtggactcggagctgtcacgtggtcgtggtagtaagtttcctactcgaggtagcaataggatgttagtggtctaagtcgctattgtgtaaacttcaattattttatagtggattcagttttaccttaaggatagctaggttaaatcctccccagattttttactggtttggttttcctaggtcatcatataattatgttatttatttttccgctgctttgcatgatatgattgttttatgttaacctagatttgcttaatttatctaagttaataacttggctaaataattaggttaatctggttgttttaaggggtctaaaacatACATTGGTAATGAATGTCAGTGATCATAACCGCTTCGAGGCTTTTCATCATATTgatccttttcttttaaattatttttttggtatatattAATGTAGAATTTAATACAATATCAACTTATTTAATGATTGGTTCGAAATTTACATCTGTTTTCGGTATCATTTGAGGGAATATTTAGAACAAGGTCAGTGTAGAAATTGGATTTAGCATCATAGCTGTCAGATAGAAAATGCATTTGTTCAATCTTTATCGTTTACATCATTTCCATGCAACTTAATAAATCTAtatatggtttttttattattataaaaataggCTAATTACAAGTTACCCACTTGtaatttagttgaaatttaaattgcctatacctgtggtttgaaatttgacattttatccACCTGAGATTAGCTCAGTTAGGATTCTGTAACCCACTTTCGTTAAAAATaggactaaatatgtaattttgctctCATTTCATGTCTCTCTTCAccgaaaacataaaaaatgtaaatgaaCAAGATCAAAAAATGATGGTTTTGTAAACATTAAGAACAACCATTTGTCCCATTTTTCATATTTGCCTAACCCCTTCTTTCTTTGGTTGCTTGTTTGTAGAAACGGACAGGAAGGGCGTGATTAAACATTACAACCTCAACCAAGAGGATTTCTTGATCAATCCCTCTCCTTGTGTTGTGTTATACTtgttataaatttgaaaaattcattaataagaTACACGACCTGAACCAGAGAGGTCTAGATAGTATTCATACCCATAAACATGTAATTGCTTGTCCATATTAAACACCAACTTACCAATTATAACAAGGCTACCTTTCCGTGCACTCTCACTGTCCAACCTGGCTTAGTTCGAGGATTGCTCCCTAAAGAAATAAACCATTAAGCTCCCCATTTGCAAGTTGGCAGGCCTGATTGTACAAGTGCATGTCTGCAAAAAAAAGAGGTCCTAAAACTCAGATACTAGGTAGTAGAAGTCAGAAATGTAGCACCATGTTCAAGtctgtacgtttttagaccccttaaacacaaccagattaacctagttatttagccaagtgattaacttaggtaaattatgcagatctaggttaacacatataaatcatatcatgcaaagcagcagaaatataaaaaacacaatgatatgatgactcaaGAAAACCAAATAGGTAAAAAAtatggggaggatttaacctagctatccttaagataaaattgaatccactatgaacgaattgaagtttacacaataaagacttagaccactaacatcctattgctacctcgagtaagaaacttactaccacgaccacgtgacaactcTGAGTCCCTGAACTACTGccttcttggattcccagcaagcacaaacactcctgcttgtatatctttaaattCTTGAATATACAACTgaaatgatcatcaagttcttgacatagtcTTGTTCATTGATAGccctaagtatgtgtgaaggcaaacacctctagatttcacaaaagattcacacacacagcatcaCTAACAACTCTCAAAAAATATGGCTaaggttttcccttttatatctagagcaaaacataaaaccctacacgtaaaacGGGCTTAGGCTGGgttgaaaaattctgcagaaaaataatttgcacaactttcgatcggtcgagtctaattctctaTCAATGGAGCCAGGCAAAATTGCACAATAAATTCTACAGcaactcaattccaactttacatgtAAGACACTTACTTTGAgtagtctaaacaagactaaaacgttttgatcatggtttgccaacattacaaattagtgttttaatacatttaaacataaaggtcttagaacctaacaaagtCTATAGCAAGTATAACACAACACAAGGAGAGGGATTGATCAAGAAATCCTCCAGGTTGAGGTTGTAATGATTAATCATGTCCTTGTCCGTTTCCACAAATAGGCAATCAAAGTAAAAAGGGTTagggaaatattaaaaatggggtTAATGTTTGgtcttaatttttacaaaaccctcactttttaatcttattttctcttgttcttttttgttttgggaggcaAGAGACATAAAATGAGagcaatattatatatttagccAATTTTTAAGAGAGTAAGTAAAGTGCCAAATTTCAAACTAAGAATAGACAATTTAAATTTCAGCTAAACTATAGGTGAATAAATTGTAATTAGCCCTATAAAAATAGTAAGTAAATTCAGAATTGGCTAGAACAAATCTGTGTACGTGGTTCGTTCTTGTTCACAAGTCAAGTAATAATATCCAATGAGATTTTCGAGCGGAAGAAAAATCAGTACGTAGgattaagaaattcaaaagaataTACTTcctaagttttaatttttatacttcCTTAGGGTATGCATGCATGAGCCAGCTAAAAGAGCCCAATGAGAGGGAAAGAAAGTTAAGCCAGCTCAAAGAGATTATATCGTATTGGGGCAAATTTCAAAACAAGGACTTCGATTGTCATTGTGGTCCACATCTCCCATTCATTTGTGAAATAAAAATCAGATGCTGAAAAGACTTCTTGTACGTGCTATTAGTGTTCACGAAATTTAGGAAagtaaaataaatgcatttctTTATCACCAACTACCAAACAAACCGTGGGGCCCTTCTCTATATTAGTATAGGTCTTGTTCATAGTCTCAATATTTAAGTTGCATCTTCTCTTCAAAGTTCACATCCGTATCTTTTTTGTCTCTGCTTCCATGGCTTTACCTAAGTTGATCACAGCACTTCTCTTTGTTTTGGCTTTTGCGAAGATAGAGATTTCAACATGCTATGTTGTGATGGGCAAGGCCTCTTGCCATGACTGTagtcacaatgatgtcttctcgGGTTTGTGCTCAACTTTCTTTCCCTCCAAATTACATGCTTGAAGTCCTAAGCAAAATAATCTTATGTTGCCATCTCTTCAGTATTTTAGCTAGGGAAATTATAGTATTTGTGTTACTATAACATTGTTTAGTGCATGTTTTgcttctctcactctctctttgtgtgtgtgtgtgtggggctAAGTTATACTATAGTGTATTGCTTTAAAACTGCATGGATACTACTATTTTAGGTATGGAGCAAAATATACATGATGAAATAAATGACTTTAAGCTATGCCGGAGATAATAcaaatatggaaaaatattagtaCACATCTTATTACACACATTCTTATACACACACTTGAAATGCACAGAAATCATGACTTGAAATGAAGTCAAATTTCTAACTTGGAAATTGTAATTTCAATGCATTTTAAGAGGTTGTGTGTTATAGGGTGTATATAATAAACATTAAcctacaaattttacaacataagACTTATAAATTGATGATGTGTTATTAATCACATAAAGATAATTGAGATATCTATATATTGGTCATTGAAGTGACACTTATTAGCTGTTAGTCAATTtgtaaatctttttattttatatagggTATGTATGATAAACATTATCCTACAATTTTGGATGATGTGATATCAATCACATAAAGATAAATGAGATATCTATTTATTGGTCGCTGAAGTGacacttattagttattaatcaATTTGTAAATCTATTTATTGGTCGCTGAAGTGACACTTAtcagttattaattaatttgtaaatttatttattatataaggTGTGTATAATAAACATTACCCTACAAATTTTACTGCAATTTATACACTAATGATGTGTTATcaattctcataaaaaaaatgatgtgttaTCAATCACATAAAGataactaaaatatttatttatcagtTGTTGACGTGacacttattagttattattcaatttgtaaatctttttattataaaatgagtAATGTTATGGttataataaactattttataatttttttgttatggcCAATTCTTATTGGTTCAAGCCCTACAATCAATACAttagtgtaatttttttgtaaaaaagtgtatctcttgcattttctttataaaatttgtagCTGTGTCTTCTATGAATTGAACCAACTTTGATTCATTGTCTGACGTGATTAGCCCTAGTCTCTCAAGCAGCTAAACTTTCTATACTCTGCCTATTTTGTATCAGGCATTAAGGTTCTTGTGAAGTGTGATCGAGTCAAAAAGTTGGCTACGGCAATCACAGAAGATGATGGCTCTTTTGAAGTCGAGCTTCCCTCAGACAGTACTCCAAAATCATCTCCTCCACTGAATTGCCATGCCAAGCTTCAAGGGGGTCCAACCCAGCTCTATGCCTCAAAGAAAAACATGGTATCCAAAATTATTACAACCCATGAGCCTAACACCTATACCATCTCCACTCCTCTCAGCTTTTCCAAATCTTGCCCTTCTACCATCGAAGCTGCGAAATGCAAGCCCATCAAGAACAAGTTTGGTTCATCCAAGACCATCGATCTGCCTCTGCCACCGGAGTGGGGTTTAGCACCATCTAGCTATTACATTACTCCTTTCTTTCCCATCATAGGCATCATAGGCATACCTTGATTATCTAAGAAAGTGGTTTATATAGTATAATAATATACTGTGTTGGGTAAAAATGGTATAATATAGGGCTGTACTATATGATTGTGTGAAGAAGACTTTTAATACTTTTAAGAAGTTTCTGTCGTGGTATTCTAAAGTTATGGACTCAAATAAGAAGCAACTGTGATGCTTGGAATGTGTTGCTAATTTACTATATATTTCTATTGCTACATTTTTAGAATAT
This region includes:
- the LOC142608176 gene encoding uncharacterized protein LOC142608176; protein product: MALPKLITALLFVLAFAKIEISTCYVVMGKASCHDCSHNDVFSGIKVLVKCDRVKKLATAITEDDGSFEVELPSDSTPKSSPPLNCHAKLQGGPTQLYASKKNMVSKIITTHEPNTYTISTPLSFSKSCPSTIEAAKCKPIKNKFGSSKTIDLPLPPEWGLAPSSYYITPFFPIIGIIGIP